Proteins encoded within one genomic window of Bdellovibrio bacteriovorus:
- a CDS encoding TraR/DksA family transcriptional regulator translates to MNVTELTEQELQNLRESLLFQKSSILNKTHEFKAEQSSIGNVADEAEAASQDISNNISIHLHERDRTALYAIERALSKIADGTYGQCESCGEIIGARRLQARPFTALCIECMEEQESHSNLFQ, encoded by the coding sequence ATGAACGTAACCGAACTTACAGAACAAGAACTTCAAAATTTGCGTGAATCTTTGCTTTTCCAAAAGAGCTCGATTCTTAATAAAACGCACGAGTTTAAAGCCGAACAATCCAGCATCGGAAACGTTGCGGATGAAGCTGAAGCGGCTTCTCAAGATATCTCTAATAATATCTCTATCCATCTTCATGAAAGAGATCGCACCGCACTTTACGCGATTGAAAGAGCTCTTTCAAAAATCGCTGACGGGACGTACGGCCAGTGCGAGTCTTGTGGTGAAATCATCGGGGCACGTCGACTTCAGGCCAGACCGTTCACCGCTCTTTGTATTGAATGTATGGAAGAACAAGAGAGCCATTCCAATCTATTCCAATAA